The region TGCTTTGGCTGATGAATACGCCCATGGAGATAACAGAACCTTCCTCAACGACAACACCTTCTACCACTTCAGAACGCGCACCGATGAAGCAGTTGTCTTCAATGATAGTTGGGTTAGCCTGTAACGGTTCCAAAACGCCACCGATGCCGACACCGCCAGACAGGTGAACATTTTTACCGATTTGGGCGCAGGAGCCGACGGTTACCCAGGTATCAACCATCGTACCTTCATCGACATAAGCACCGATGTTGACGTAAGACGGCATCAGCACGGTATTACGTGCGATATAAGCACCGCGACGTACGCTGGCTGGCGGTGCAACGCGCACGCCTTCACGTTGGAAACGCGCTTCATCATAGTCAGCGAATTTCATTGGCACTTTGTCGAAAAAGCGCGTTTCTCCGCCTTCGATAAGTTGGTTATCGTTAATACGGAAAGAGAGCAGCACGGCTTTCTTCAGCCACTGATGGGTAACCCACTGGCCGTCGATTTTTTCTGCAACGCGCAGGGCGCCGCTATCTAACAGACTGATGGCCTGATTAACGGCTTCACGCGTGACGGTGTCTGCGTTTGCCGGAGTGATTTCTGCGCGGCGCTCGAAAGCCGTTTCAATGATGTTCTGTAATTGTTGGTGCATCCTGATTTCTCTTTCCTGA is a window of Pectobacterium punjabense DNA encoding:
- the dapD gene encoding 2,3,4,5-tetrahydropyridine-2,6-dicarboxylate N-succinyltransferase; translated protein: MHQQLQNIIETAFERRAEITPANADTVTREAVNQAISLLDSGALRVAEKIDGQWVTHQWLKKAVLLSFRINDNQLIEGGETRFFDKVPMKFADYDEARFQREGVRVAPPASVRRGAYIARNTVLMPSYVNIGAYVDEGTMVDTWVTVGSCAQIGKNVHLSGGVGIGGVLEPLQANPTIIEDNCFIGARSEVVEGVVVEEGSVISMGVFISQSTRIYDRETGEIHYGRVPAGSVVVSGNLPSKDGSHSMYCAIIVKKVDAKTRGKVGINELLRSID